The stretch of DNA GCGAGTGCGCAATGATCCGGCTCTCGATGATGTGCGCATCATTTGCATCAGCGGGATGGTGGAAGCCGACAAGATTGACGATCTGAAGAAATCAGGCGCCAACGAGTTCCTGCAGAAGCCTTTCGAGGTCGAAACGCTGGTCGATCGGATGTGCCGCCTGCTCGATGTCGAGCCCTCTGAGAACTAAACGATAAACTTTGTGGTTATCAACCTCAAAGCAAAACCTCTTGAGCAGGGTGCATGAAGTTCCGACGGAATGCACCAACTCATTCTGGTTTGATTTATCGAACGTACTGGCAGTCATCGAGTTTACTGGCAGAGTTTGTCGCTGGGTGTAAGCCTTTGCACTCGTATTGTTTCTCCAGTGCCAGGGAAAGACTCAATGCTGGTGCATTCCGCAGACTCCATGCACCCTACTAGAATTACTGCATGCGTCCTGTTTGAAACGCCTTGGGCACTAACTGGAAAACACCCCAAGAATAACTGTTGAATATGCGGTTCCAGAGAAGGCCTCGGCCATGAATGACGAGGATCAGCCAACTCTTCCCATTGATACCGCAACCAGCAGCAATGCCTCTCTCTCTGAGAACTCCTGGTCGCCGGATGCATCCCGCCTGGAGGCCTTAGCCGAGTTTGCTGCCGGTGCAGGTCACGAGATCAATAACCCTCTGGCAACGATTCTCGGGAGAGTGCAACTGCTGCTGCCTGGTGAATCGCACCCGGATCGTCGCAAACATCTCGAAACGATCATGTCGCAGACACTGCGTATTCGGGACATGATTGGCGACCTGATGCTCTTTGCCCGGCCCCCAGCACCACAGCGGGCCATGGTCGATCTCAAACAACTCGTCGAAGAGGTTTGCCGCAAGCAGAAATCCGAGATCCAGTTGGCAGGCTGTGAACTGGAATTTTCGTGCGAGACCTGCCAAACGACGGCGCATCAGCCGATCGAACCGGTACGTTTCGAGGCTTCCGTCGATCGCCATCAATGGGCGATTGTGGTGGCCGAACTCTTACGCAATGCCCGGCAGGCGATGAAAGAAAACGGGGGCGTAGTGAGCGTCCGGCTGTTGCGGATTGCCGAAGCCACTCCGCGAATTGCCCTGACAATCACAGATCCCGGCCGCGGATTTTCGGCCATCGATCAACAGCATGCCTTCGATCCGTTCTATTCCGGAAGAGAAGCAGGACGTGGGATAGGGTTCGGCTTGTGTAAAGTGTGGCAGATCGTCCGCCAGCACGAGGGAACGATTGTCATCCAGTCTCAACCTCAAGGCCCCACAACAGTCACGGTTACAGTTCCCGCCCTGCAAACAACAGAATC from Planctopirus ephydatiae encodes:
- a CDS encoding sensor histidine kinase; the encoded protein is MNDEDQPTLPIDTATSSNASLSENSWSPDASRLEALAEFAAGAGHEINNPLATILGRVQLLLPGESHPDRRKHLETIMSQTLRIRDMIGDLMLFARPPAPQRAMVDLKQLVEEVCRKQKSEIQLAGCELEFSCETCQTTAHQPIEPVRFEASVDRHQWAIVVAELLRNARQAMKENGGVVSVRLLRIAEATPRIALTITDPGRGFSAIDQQHAFDPFYSGREAGRGIGFGLCKVWQIVRQHEGTIVIQSQPQGPTTVTVTVPALQTTES